The DNA region GTGCGTGAGGGGCGGAGCGCGACCAATGTGTGCGCACTGGCGATCAACAGGAGAGCGGAGCTGGCGACGAGGATGCCGGTCACTCCGTAGGTATCGATGACCGCACCGCCGAGGACGGCGCCCCCCAGCATGGAGCCCTGGATCGCGGCGACCAGGATGCCGCCGCCGCTCTCTGCGTTGTCCGGAATGGTGCGCGTGAGCCAGGTCGACCAGCCCACCGGTGTCATTCCGACCGCGAAGCCGAACCCAGCAACGACGGCGATGGTCGCGATCTGCGAGGTGCCGAGGACCAGCAGGCTGGCTACCAGCAGACCCTGCGTGGCGCCGACCACGGCGAGGGTGCTGCGGAGATTGCGCTTCAGCAGCGGAGCCGCGGTGGTCGCGCCGACGAAGTTCGCGATGCCGAGCGCCAACAAGGTGAGCGATACGCCGTTCACGCCGAAGTGCGGGACCTGCTCGAGGAACGGGCGCAGATAGGTGGCGAAGGTCTGCCGGCCGCCGAACATCAGCATCACGGCGAGCATCCCGAGGGCGATCTGCGGGAGACGCAGGGTGTGCCACAGACCGGACAGAGGCGTGGTCCGGGTCGCCGGCATCGACGGCAAGGTGAGCACCTGAGTGACCAGCGCCACCATTGCCAAGACGGCGGCGCCGAGGAACACCCCGCGCCAGCCGATCTGGCCGCCGAGGAAGGCGCCCAGCGGAGCGGCGGCGACACCGGCGACGGCGCCGCCACCGAAGATGATCGACAACGCCTTCGGCACGTCCGGCTTGGGCACCAGCCGCAGCGCGAGGGATGCTGACAGTCCCCAGAAGCCGCCCACCGCGATGCCCAGTGCCAGTCGGGCAACCATCAGCGGAGCGAAGCTCGGCGCCAACGCGACCCCGAGGTTCGAGACGACCTGCGCGAGCGTCAGCACCAGCAGCACCCGCCGGCGATCGGCGCCACCGATCGCCGGAGCGATGAACAGGCTGGTCAGCACGGCGACGATGGCTGAGGCCGACACTGCTTGACCGGCGAGTCCTTCGGTCACCGCCAGATCGGTGGCCATCGGCGTGAGCAGGCTCATCGGCAGCATCTCCGAGGCGTTCAGCGACACCACGCCCAGGGCAAGTGCCCAAACCGCCGGCCAGGCAGCTCGCTCTGGGCTCGGGGTCGTGGGGTTGGCACCTGATGTCGCGCTAGTGGACAACGTCGCTCGTCTCTCTCGTCGGGCGTGGGGGTCGGCCTAGTAACTGGACATCTAGTGTCCACATATTCACCATAGTCGAACCGGACACGAACTGTCCAGTTCTTGTTAGGCTGGATTCGTGAGCACACAGCCGCGCGACCCGAGTGATGGCGAGCATCGGACTCTGCGGAAGGACGCCGAAGCCAATCGACGCCGATTGCTGATCGCGGCGCGAGAGCTGTTCGCCGAGCGCGGCCTGGATGTCACCCTGCACGACATTGCTGCCCGCGCCGGTGTTGGCGTCGGCACCGCATATCGTCGCTTCGCGAACAAGGGCGAGATCATGGACGCCCTGTTCGGGCTCCAGGTCGAGGAGATTTCCAGGCTTGCTGACGAGGCGCTTGCCGACTCGGATCCGTGGCGGGCGCTGGCCACCTATCTGGAACAGGTGATGGCCCTCCAGGCCAAGGACCGTGGTCTCGCGCAGATCCTGAGTGGCCGACGGATCCGCACCGAGCAACACGACTGGAGCCGGTCGGTCATCGCGCCCAAGGTCAACGCCATCACCGCCCGTGCGAAGGAGGCCGGCGTGCTGCGTGACGACGTCGAGGGGACCGACCTGGTCTTCATCCAGGTTGGGCTCAATGCCATTGCGGAGCGATCCCGCGAGGTCTCACCCGAGCTGTACCGCCGCTATCTGCACCTGATGCTCGACAGCATCCGAGCCCATCCCGACCAACTCGACCTGCCGGTGCCGGCGTTCACCGTCGATCAGACCCACGCCGCCATGGGTCTTGGTCCTGAAGTCTGACGGTGACTTGATTGGGGTGACGGTGGCCGGGGAAACTGGGGCACCGATAGTCCGGAGGCAGCCGGTGTGGTCGCGTCGTAGGGTCGTACTGATGAACGGCAACGAGACGCCCATGCCGCGGACCGGGCAGCCGCAGGATGACACTGCCGATGGCTGGTTTCCCGAGAGCGTCGCCGCCGAGTATGACGATCCGGGTGGTGCGAATGCGCCCGAGACCATCGAGCCCGTGGTGAGTGTGCTCGAAGAGCTGGCGGACGGTGGTCCGGTGCTGGAGTTCGCGGTTGGCACCGGTCGGATTGCGGCCCCGCTTGCGGAGCGAGGTGTGCCGCTGGGCGGCATCGAGTTGAGCCGCGCCACGGCGGCCCGCGTTGCCGACAAGCCTGGCGGTGCTGCAGTCGAGGTCACCATCGGCGATATGACCTCGGCCCGGGTGCCGGGTGAGTACTCGCTGGTGTATCTGGTCTTCAACACCATCAGCAATGTGACGACTCAGGACGGTCAGGTCGACGTGTTCGTCAATGCGGCAGCGCATCTGCGGCCTGGCGGGCTGTTCCTGATCGAGGTCGGGTTGCCCGACTTGCGACGCCTGCCGCCGGGGCAGGACACCGTGCCCTTCACTGTGGCTCCCGATCGCCGTGGCGGCGGGTACGTCGGTTTCGACCAGTACGACGTCGTCAGCCAGGAGTTCACGTCCAACCACGTCACGGTGTCGCCGGACGGCGTCGGACGGTTCCGCCGGATCCCGTTCCGGTATGCCTGGCCGGCTGAGATGGACCTGATGGCCCGCATCGCCGGGATGCGTCTGGCGTACCGCTGGGCAGACTGGGATCGATCACCGCTGACTGCCGACAGCACCAAGCACATCTCGGTCTGGACCAAGACCGTCTGACAGTCGCATCGGTTACCGACGGCAAGTGCGCAGACAGCCGTCTGGCGATGCTGTCGGCGCTCTGTATCACGGACGTCTCGGGTGGGTCCGGTGTGTGAACGTGCCCGCAAACGTGAGGAGAAGTGATGAGCGACGACGACGTTCCAGCGGAGTTTCCGCAGCCCGAACCC from Microlunatus phosphovorus NM-1 includes:
- a CDS encoding MFS transporter, giving the protein MSTSATSGANPTTPSPERAAWPAVWALALGVVSLNASEMLPMSLLTPMATDLAVTEGLAGQAVSASAIVAVLTSLFIAPAIGGADRRRVLLVLTLAQVVSNLGVALAPSFAPLMVARLALGIAVGGFWGLSASLALRLVPKPDVPKALSIIFGGGAVAGVAAAPLGAFLGGQIGWRGVFLGAAVLAMVALVTQVLTLPSMPATRTTPLSGLWHTLRLPQIALGMLAVMLMFGGRQTFATYLRPFLEQVPHFGVNGVSLTLLALGIANFVGATTAAPLLKRNLRSTLAVVGATQGLLVASLLVLGTSQIATIAVVAGFGFAVGMTPVGWSTWLTRTIPDNAESGGGILVAAIQGSMLGGAVLGGAVIDTYGVTGILVASSALLLIASAHTLVALRPSRT
- a CDS encoding TetR/AcrR family transcriptional regulator, whose protein sequence is MSTQPRDPSDGEHRTLRKDAEANRRRLLIAARELFAERGLDVTLHDIAARAGVGVGTAYRRFANKGEIMDALFGLQVEEISRLADEALADSDPWRALATYLEQVMALQAKDRGLAQILSGRRIRTEQHDWSRSVIAPKVNAITARAKEAGVLRDDVEGTDLVFIQVGLNAIAERSREVSPELYRRYLHLMLDSIRAHPDQLDLPVPAFTVDQTHAAMGLGPEV
- a CDS encoding class I SAM-dependent methyltransferase; this translates as MNGNETPMPRTGQPQDDTADGWFPESVAAEYDDPGGANAPETIEPVVSVLEELADGGPVLEFAVGTGRIAAPLAERGVPLGGIELSRATAARVADKPGGAAVEVTIGDMTSARVPGEYSLVYLVFNTISNVTTQDGQVDVFVNAAAHLRPGGLFLIEVGLPDLRRLPPGQDTVPFTVAPDRRGGGYVGFDQYDVVSQEFTSNHVTVSPDGVGRFRRIPFRYAWPAEMDLMARIAGMRLAYRWADWDRSPLTADSTKHISVWTKTV